A genome region from Eretmochelys imbricata isolate rEreImb1 chromosome 8, rEreImb1.hap1, whole genome shotgun sequence includes the following:
- the ZNF281 gene encoding zinc finger protein 281 isoform X3 has protein sequence MKLGSGFLGGGSKRAAAMEPTFPPSMVMFNHRLPPVTSFTRAAAPPPAAQHPSQCVLPPPPSAAGASASSSAAAEPPAPPPPQDVTFKKEPAGAFPSSSSQRSPWGFLQSLVSIKQEKPSEEEQQQHYGGLFGGAGEERHPALGSGSGEGASQSVIQDLSLLHHLHHHPHRDLLLSGRSESTPGGSDEPKHDTHGKKAKRPKPESQGIKAKRKQSASSKPPLVGDTEAAILSSSQKPHVCEHCSAAFRSSYHLRRHVLIHTGERPFQCSQCSMGFIQKYLLQRHEKIHSREKPFGCDQCSMKFIQKYHMERHKRTHSGEKPYKCDTCQQYFSRTDRLLKHRRTCGEAIGKAGAGMEPGSSNHNMGSLAVLSQGSTSSSRRKSKTKSISIENKGHKSSNKVTESQVASNMTMQNYAVEIPVVSSSGSLVGAGMEELQKKVPKLVFKKGNRKNADKSYLNFVSPLPDIIGQKPLPGKQSGSLGIVTNTGVEAIGLLQNAGGKPGQISSNYDDAMQFSKKRRYLQTASSNSAFSINVGHMASQQSVIQSAGVSVMDNEAPLSLIDSTSLNTEMKSCHDKSGIPDEVLQSLLDQYSHKSEGQKEDPFSITEQRVDLHTSGEHSEMVQEENLSPNSQTASNDKASMLQEYSKYLQQAFERTTNSTGFAFGPSFQFVSLSSTLHNHSLFQDKQIYTTSPLECGFSQSVTSVLPTALPKPPFGMLLGSQPGFYLSALEATHQQLTPSQELDDLIDSQKNLETSSNYQSTSQKLSSQKEQKNLESSTSFQIPPQELASQIDPQKDVEPRATYQIENFAQAFGSQFKLGSRVPMTFITNSNGEVDHRIRTSVSDFSGYTNMMSDVNEPCSTRVKTPTSQSYR, from the coding sequence ATGAAACTCGGCAGCGGCTTCCTCGGTGGCGGCAGCAAGAGGGCGGCGGCCATGGAGCCCACCTTCCCCCCCAGCATGGTCATGTTCAACCACCGGCTCCCGCCGGTCACCAGCTTCACTCGGGCGGCCGCGCCCCCGCCGGCGGCCCAGCACCCCTCGCAGTGCGTCTTGCCGCCGCCCCCCTCCGCCGCCggcgcctccgcctcctcctctgcGGCGGCCGAGCCTCCCGCGCCGCCCCCGCCTCAGGACGTGACTTTCAAGAAGGAGCCGGCTGGGGctttcccttcctcttcctcGCAGAGGAGCCCCTGGGGCTTCCTCCAGTCGCTGGTGAGCATCAAGCAGGAGAAACCCAGCGaagaggaacagcagcagcactaTGGGGGGCTATttggaggggctggggaggagaggcacccagccctgggcagtggcagtggggaaggagccAGCCAGAGTGTGATTCAGGACCTAAGcctcctccaccacctgcacCACCATCCCCACCGGGACCTGTTACTGAGCGGCAGGAGCGAGAGCACCCCTGGGGGCTCCGATGAGCCAAAGCACGACACCCATGGCAAGAAGGCAAAGAGGCCAAAGCCAGAATCTCAGGGAATCAAAGCCAAGCGCAAGCAGAGCGCCTCATCCAAACCCCCACTGGTGGGAGACACAGAAGCTGCCATCTTGTCCTCAAGTCAGAAACCTCATGTCTGTGAACACTGCAGCGCTGCCTTCAGGAGCTCCTATCACTTGCGCAGACATGTGCTCATTCACACTGGGGAAAGGCCTTTCCAGTGCAGCCAGTGCAGCATGGGTTTCATCCAGAAGTACTTGCTCCAGAGACACGAGAAGATCCACAGTAGGGAGAAGCCATTTGGATGTGACCAGTGCAGCATGAAATTCATCCAGAAGTACCATATGGAGAGACACAAGAGAACACATAGTGGAGAAAAGCCATACAAATGTGACACTTGTCAGCAGTATTTTTCAAGGACTGATAGACTGTTGAAGCACAGACGAACATGCGGTGAAGCCATAGGTAAAGCAGGTGCTGGAATGGAACCTGGATCATCAAATCATAACATGGGGAGCCTGGCTGTGTTGTCTCAGGGAAGTACAAGTTCTTCAAggagaaaaagtaaaacaaaaagtatATCCATTGAAAACAAAGGACATAAGTCTAGTAATAAAGTAACTGAATCACAAGTTGCAAGTAATATGACCATGCAGAATTATGCAGTAGAGATTCCTGTTGTGTCTTCCAGTGGTAGCTTAGTTGGTGCTGGCATGGAAGAATTACAAAAAAAGGTGCCAAAGTTGGTcttcaaaaaaggaaacagaaaaaatgcAGACAAAAGTTACCTTAATTTTGTGTCACCATTACCAGATATTATTGGGCAAAAGCCATTGCCTGGGAAACAAAGTGGCTCTCTTGGTATAGTAACCAATACTGGTGTAGAAGCTATTGGTCTTCTCCAAAATGCAGGTGGAAAACCAGGTCAAATAAGTAGCAATTATGATGATGCCATgcaattttcaaagaaaagaagATATTTACAAACTGCCAGCAGTAACAGTGCCTTTTCTATAAATGTTGGACATATGGCCTCCCAACAGTCTGTCATCCAGTCTGCAGGTGTCAGCGTTATGGATAATGAAGCCCCATTATCTCTCATTGATTCAACATCTCTAAATACTGAAATGAAGTCTTGCCATGACAAGTCTGGAATTCCTGATGAAGTCTTGCAGAGTCTCTTGGACCAGTACTCTCACAAGTCAGAAGGCCAGAAGGAAGATCCTTTCAGTATAACTGAACAACGTGTAGACTTGCACACCTCGGGAGAACATTCAGAGATGGTTCAAGAAGAAAATTTGAGCCCAAACTCTCAAACAGCTTCAAATGATAAGGCAAGCATGTTGCAAGAATACTCTAAATACCTCCAACAAGCTTTTGAAAGAACGACCAATAGCACTGGTTTTGCTTTTGGACCCAGTTTCCAGTTTGTTAGTTTGTCTTCAACTCTCCATAACCACAGTTTGTTTCAAGACAAACAGATATACACTACATCTCCTCTTGAGTGTGGCTTCAGCCAGTCTGTTACCTCAGTGTTGCCAACTGCATTGCCAAAGCCTCCTTTTGGGATGTTGCTTGGATCTCAACCAGGTTTTTATTTATCTGCTTTGGAGGCTACTCATCAACAGTTGACTCCTTCTCAAGAGCTGGATGATCTGATAGATTCACAGAAAAATTTAGAGACTTCATCAAACTACCAGTCTACATCTCAGAAATTGAGTAGCCAGAAGGAACAGAAAAATTTAGAATCTTCAACAAGCTTTCAGATTCCACCTCAGGAGTTAGCTAGCCAGATAGATCCCCAGAAGGATGTAGAGCCTAGAGCAACATACCAGATTGAGAACTTTGCACAAGCGTTTGGTTCTCAATTTAAATTGGGCAGCAGGGTGCCAATGACTTTTATCACTAACTCTAATGGAGAAGTGGACCATAGAATAAGGACTTCAGTGTCAGATTTCTCAGGGTATACAAATATGATGTCTGATGTAAATGAGCCATGTAGTACAAGAGTAAAGACCCCTACCAGCCAAAGTTACAGGTAA
- the ZNF281 gene encoding zinc finger protein 281 isoform X2, translated as MKLGSGFLGGGSKRAAAMEPTFPPSMVMFNHRLPPVTSFTRAAAPPPAAQHPSQCVLPPPPSAAGASASSSAAAEPPAPPPPQDVTFKKEPAGAFPSSSSQRSPWGFLQSLVSIKQEKPSEEEQQQHYGGLFGGAGEERHPALGSGSGEGASQSVIQDLSLLHHLHHHPHRDLLLSGRSESTPGGSDEPKHDTHGKKAKRPKPESQGIKAKRKQSASSKPPLVGDTEAAILSSSQKPHVCEHCSAAFRSSYHLRRHVLIHTGERPFQCSQCSMGFIQKYLLQRHEKIHSREKPFGCDQCSMKFIQKYHMERHKRTHSGEKPYKCDTCQQYFSRTDRLLKHRRTCGEAIGKAGAGMEPGSSNHNMGSLAVLSQGSTSSSRRKSKTKSISIENKGHKSSNKVTESQVASNMTMQNYAVEIPVVSSSGSLVGAGMEELQKKVPKLVFKKGNRKNADKSYLNFVSPLPDIIGQKPLPGKQSGSLGIVTNTGVEAIGLLQNAGGKPGQISSNYDDAMQFSKKRRYLQTASSNSAFSINVGHMASQQSVIQSAGVSVMDNEAPLSLIDSTSLNTEMKSCHDKSGIPDEVLQSLLDQYSHKSEGQKEDPFSITEQRVDLHTSGEHSEMVQEENLSPNSQTASNDKASMLQEYSKYLQQAFERTTNSTGFAFGPSFQFVSLSSTLHNHSLFQDKQIYTTSPLECGFSQSVTSVLPTALPKPPFGMLLGSQPGFYLSALEATHQQLTPSQELDDLIDSQKNLETSSNYQSTSQKLSSQKEQKNLESSTSFQIPPQELASQIDPQKDVEPRATYQIENFAQAFGSQFKLGSRVPMTFITNSNGEVDHRIRTSVSDFSGYTNMMSDVNEPCSTRVKTPTSQSYRYPPCRSCC; from the coding sequence ATGAAACTCGGCAGCGGCTTCCTCGGTGGCGGCAGCAAGAGGGCGGCGGCCATGGAGCCCACCTTCCCCCCCAGCATGGTCATGTTCAACCACCGGCTCCCGCCGGTCACCAGCTTCACTCGGGCGGCCGCGCCCCCGCCGGCGGCCCAGCACCCCTCGCAGTGCGTCTTGCCGCCGCCCCCCTCCGCCGCCggcgcctccgcctcctcctctgcGGCGGCCGAGCCTCCCGCGCCGCCCCCGCCTCAGGACGTGACTTTCAAGAAGGAGCCGGCTGGGGctttcccttcctcttcctcGCAGAGGAGCCCCTGGGGCTTCCTCCAGTCGCTGGTGAGCATCAAGCAGGAGAAACCCAGCGaagaggaacagcagcagcactaTGGGGGGCTATttggaggggctggggaggagaggcacccagccctgggcagtggcagtggggaaggagccAGCCAGAGTGTGATTCAGGACCTAAGcctcctccaccacctgcacCACCATCCCCACCGGGACCTGTTACTGAGCGGCAGGAGCGAGAGCACCCCTGGGGGCTCCGATGAGCCAAAGCACGACACCCATGGCAAGAAGGCAAAGAGGCCAAAGCCAGAATCTCAGGGAATCAAAGCCAAGCGCAAGCAGAGCGCCTCATCCAAACCCCCACTGGTGGGAGACACAGAAGCTGCCATCTTGTCCTCAAGTCAGAAACCTCATGTCTGTGAACACTGCAGCGCTGCCTTCAGGAGCTCCTATCACTTGCGCAGACATGTGCTCATTCACACTGGGGAAAGGCCTTTCCAGTGCAGCCAGTGCAGCATGGGTTTCATCCAGAAGTACTTGCTCCAGAGACACGAGAAGATCCACAGTAGGGAGAAGCCATTTGGATGTGACCAGTGCAGCATGAAATTCATCCAGAAGTACCATATGGAGAGACACAAGAGAACACATAGTGGAGAAAAGCCATACAAATGTGACACTTGTCAGCAGTATTTTTCAAGGACTGATAGACTGTTGAAGCACAGACGAACATGCGGTGAAGCCATAGGTAAAGCAGGTGCTGGAATGGAACCTGGATCATCAAATCATAACATGGGGAGCCTGGCTGTGTTGTCTCAGGGAAGTACAAGTTCTTCAAggagaaaaagtaaaacaaaaagtatATCCATTGAAAACAAAGGACATAAGTCTAGTAATAAAGTAACTGAATCACAAGTTGCAAGTAATATGACCATGCAGAATTATGCAGTAGAGATTCCTGTTGTGTCTTCCAGTGGTAGCTTAGTTGGTGCTGGCATGGAAGAATTACAAAAAAAGGTGCCAAAGTTGGTcttcaaaaaaggaaacagaaaaaatgcAGACAAAAGTTACCTTAATTTTGTGTCACCATTACCAGATATTATTGGGCAAAAGCCATTGCCTGGGAAACAAAGTGGCTCTCTTGGTATAGTAACCAATACTGGTGTAGAAGCTATTGGTCTTCTCCAAAATGCAGGTGGAAAACCAGGTCAAATAAGTAGCAATTATGATGATGCCATgcaattttcaaagaaaagaagATATTTACAAACTGCCAGCAGTAACAGTGCCTTTTCTATAAATGTTGGACATATGGCCTCCCAACAGTCTGTCATCCAGTCTGCAGGTGTCAGCGTTATGGATAATGAAGCCCCATTATCTCTCATTGATTCAACATCTCTAAATACTGAAATGAAGTCTTGCCATGACAAGTCTGGAATTCCTGATGAAGTCTTGCAGAGTCTCTTGGACCAGTACTCTCACAAGTCAGAAGGCCAGAAGGAAGATCCTTTCAGTATAACTGAACAACGTGTAGACTTGCACACCTCGGGAGAACATTCAGAGATGGTTCAAGAAGAAAATTTGAGCCCAAACTCTCAAACAGCTTCAAATGATAAGGCAAGCATGTTGCAAGAATACTCTAAATACCTCCAACAAGCTTTTGAAAGAACGACCAATAGCACTGGTTTTGCTTTTGGACCCAGTTTCCAGTTTGTTAGTTTGTCTTCAACTCTCCATAACCACAGTTTGTTTCAAGACAAACAGATATACACTACATCTCCTCTTGAGTGTGGCTTCAGCCAGTCTGTTACCTCAGTGTTGCCAACTGCATTGCCAAAGCCTCCTTTTGGGATGTTGCTTGGATCTCAACCAGGTTTTTATTTATCTGCTTTGGAGGCTACTCATCAACAGTTGACTCCTTCTCAAGAGCTGGATGATCTGATAGATTCACAGAAAAATTTAGAGACTTCATCAAACTACCAGTCTACATCTCAGAAATTGAGTAGCCAGAAGGAACAGAAAAATTTAGAATCTTCAACAAGCTTTCAGATTCCACCTCAGGAGTTAGCTAGCCAGATAGATCCCCAGAAGGATGTAGAGCCTAGAGCAACATACCAGATTGAGAACTTTGCACAAGCGTTTGGTTCTCAATTTAAATTGGGCAGCAGGGTGCCAATGACTTTTATCACTAACTCTAATGGAGAAGTGGACCATAGAATAAGGACTTCAGTGTCAGATTTCTCAGGGTATACAAATATGATGTCTGATGTAAATGAGCCATGTAGTACAAGAGTAAAGACCCCTACCAGCCAAAGTTACAG
- the ZNF281 gene encoding zinc finger protein 281 isoform X1, whose amino-acid sequence MKLGSGFLGGGSKRAAAMEPTFPPSMVMFNHRLPPVTSFTRAAAPPPAAQHPSQCVLPPPPSAAGASASSSAAAEPPAPPPPQDVTFKKEPAGAFPSSSSQRSPWGFLQSLVSIKQEKPSEEEQQQHYGGLFGGAGEERHPALGSGSGEGASQSVIQDLSLLHHLHHHPHRDLLLSGRSESTPGGSDEPKHDTHGKKAKRPKPESQGIKAKRKQSASSKPPLVGDTEAAILSSSQKPHVCEHCSAAFRSSYHLRRHVLIHTGERPFQCSQCSMGFIQKYLLQRHEKIHSREKPFGCDQCSMKFIQKYHMERHKRTHSGEKPYKCDTCQQYFSRTDRLLKHRRTCGEAIGKAGAGMEPGSSNHNMGSLAVLSQGSTSSSRRKSKTKSISIENKGHKSSNKVTESQVASNMTMQNYAVEIPVVSSSGSLVGAGMEELQKKVPKLVFKKGNRKNADKSYLNFVSPLPDIIGQKPLPGKQSGSLGIVTNTGVEAIGLLQNAGGKPGQISSNYDDAMQFSKKRRYLQTASSNSAFSINVGHMASQQSVIQSAGVSVMDNEAPLSLIDSTSLNTEMKSCHDKSGIPDEVLQSLLDQYSHKSEGQKEDPFSITEQRVDLHTSGEHSEMVQEENLSPNSQTASNDKASMLQEYSKYLQQAFERTTNSTGFAFGPSFQFVSLSSTLHNHSLFQDKQIYTTSPLECGFSQSVTSVLPTALPKPPFGMLLGSQPGFYLSALEATHQQLTPSQELDDLIDSQKNLETSSNYQSTSQKLSSQKEQKNLESSTSFQIPPQELASQIDPQKDVEPRATYQIENFAQAFGSQFKLGSRVPMTFITNSNGEVDHRIRTSVSDFSGYTNMMSDVNEPCSTRVKTPTSQSYRQSSDLRHNWFLKIAS is encoded by the coding sequence ATGAAACTCGGCAGCGGCTTCCTCGGTGGCGGCAGCAAGAGGGCGGCGGCCATGGAGCCCACCTTCCCCCCCAGCATGGTCATGTTCAACCACCGGCTCCCGCCGGTCACCAGCTTCACTCGGGCGGCCGCGCCCCCGCCGGCGGCCCAGCACCCCTCGCAGTGCGTCTTGCCGCCGCCCCCCTCCGCCGCCggcgcctccgcctcctcctctgcGGCGGCCGAGCCTCCCGCGCCGCCCCCGCCTCAGGACGTGACTTTCAAGAAGGAGCCGGCTGGGGctttcccttcctcttcctcGCAGAGGAGCCCCTGGGGCTTCCTCCAGTCGCTGGTGAGCATCAAGCAGGAGAAACCCAGCGaagaggaacagcagcagcactaTGGGGGGCTATttggaggggctggggaggagaggcacccagccctgggcagtggcagtggggaaggagccAGCCAGAGTGTGATTCAGGACCTAAGcctcctccaccacctgcacCACCATCCCCACCGGGACCTGTTACTGAGCGGCAGGAGCGAGAGCACCCCTGGGGGCTCCGATGAGCCAAAGCACGACACCCATGGCAAGAAGGCAAAGAGGCCAAAGCCAGAATCTCAGGGAATCAAAGCCAAGCGCAAGCAGAGCGCCTCATCCAAACCCCCACTGGTGGGAGACACAGAAGCTGCCATCTTGTCCTCAAGTCAGAAACCTCATGTCTGTGAACACTGCAGCGCTGCCTTCAGGAGCTCCTATCACTTGCGCAGACATGTGCTCATTCACACTGGGGAAAGGCCTTTCCAGTGCAGCCAGTGCAGCATGGGTTTCATCCAGAAGTACTTGCTCCAGAGACACGAGAAGATCCACAGTAGGGAGAAGCCATTTGGATGTGACCAGTGCAGCATGAAATTCATCCAGAAGTACCATATGGAGAGACACAAGAGAACACATAGTGGAGAAAAGCCATACAAATGTGACACTTGTCAGCAGTATTTTTCAAGGACTGATAGACTGTTGAAGCACAGACGAACATGCGGTGAAGCCATAGGTAAAGCAGGTGCTGGAATGGAACCTGGATCATCAAATCATAACATGGGGAGCCTGGCTGTGTTGTCTCAGGGAAGTACAAGTTCTTCAAggagaaaaagtaaaacaaaaagtatATCCATTGAAAACAAAGGACATAAGTCTAGTAATAAAGTAACTGAATCACAAGTTGCAAGTAATATGACCATGCAGAATTATGCAGTAGAGATTCCTGTTGTGTCTTCCAGTGGTAGCTTAGTTGGTGCTGGCATGGAAGAATTACAAAAAAAGGTGCCAAAGTTGGTcttcaaaaaaggaaacagaaaaaatgcAGACAAAAGTTACCTTAATTTTGTGTCACCATTACCAGATATTATTGGGCAAAAGCCATTGCCTGGGAAACAAAGTGGCTCTCTTGGTATAGTAACCAATACTGGTGTAGAAGCTATTGGTCTTCTCCAAAATGCAGGTGGAAAACCAGGTCAAATAAGTAGCAATTATGATGATGCCATgcaattttcaaagaaaagaagATATTTACAAACTGCCAGCAGTAACAGTGCCTTTTCTATAAATGTTGGACATATGGCCTCCCAACAGTCTGTCATCCAGTCTGCAGGTGTCAGCGTTATGGATAATGAAGCCCCATTATCTCTCATTGATTCAACATCTCTAAATACTGAAATGAAGTCTTGCCATGACAAGTCTGGAATTCCTGATGAAGTCTTGCAGAGTCTCTTGGACCAGTACTCTCACAAGTCAGAAGGCCAGAAGGAAGATCCTTTCAGTATAACTGAACAACGTGTAGACTTGCACACCTCGGGAGAACATTCAGAGATGGTTCAAGAAGAAAATTTGAGCCCAAACTCTCAAACAGCTTCAAATGATAAGGCAAGCATGTTGCAAGAATACTCTAAATACCTCCAACAAGCTTTTGAAAGAACGACCAATAGCACTGGTTTTGCTTTTGGACCCAGTTTCCAGTTTGTTAGTTTGTCTTCAACTCTCCATAACCACAGTTTGTTTCAAGACAAACAGATATACACTACATCTCCTCTTGAGTGTGGCTTCAGCCAGTCTGTTACCTCAGTGTTGCCAACTGCATTGCCAAAGCCTCCTTTTGGGATGTTGCTTGGATCTCAACCAGGTTTTTATTTATCTGCTTTGGAGGCTACTCATCAACAGTTGACTCCTTCTCAAGAGCTGGATGATCTGATAGATTCACAGAAAAATTTAGAGACTTCATCAAACTACCAGTCTACATCTCAGAAATTGAGTAGCCAGAAGGAACAGAAAAATTTAGAATCTTCAACAAGCTTTCAGATTCCACCTCAGGAGTTAGCTAGCCAGATAGATCCCCAGAAGGATGTAGAGCCTAGAGCAACATACCAGATTGAGAACTTTGCACAAGCGTTTGGTTCTCAATTTAAATTGGGCAGCAGGGTGCCAATGACTTTTATCACTAACTCTAATGGAGAAGTGGACCATAGAATAAGGACTTCAGTGTCAGATTTCTCAGGGTATACAAATATGATGTCTGATGTAAATGAGCCATGTAGTACAAGAGTAAAGACCCCTACCAGCCAAAGTTACAG